From Pseudomonas sp. CCI4.2, one genomic window encodes:
- a CDS encoding low affinity iron permease family protein: protein MKFSTFSQALSKWAGSAKTFLAALVMILIWGMTGPYFHYNDTWQLIINTSTTIITFLMVFVIQNTQNRDNDVLHIKIDELLRATTDAQNALLSLDKMDHKELRALRKKYEALGDEETLDRNLAAKIEKKVSE, encoded by the coding sequence ATGAAATTTTCGACGTTTTCTCAGGCTTTGTCGAAGTGGGCCGGCAGCGCCAAAACATTTTTGGCGGCGCTTGTGATGATTCTGATTTGGGGGATGACGGGACCATACTTTCACTACAACGACACGTGGCAGCTGATTATTAACACCTCGACCACCATTATTACGTTTCTGATGGTATTCGTGATTCAAAATACCCAAAATCGTGATAACGACGTGCTGCACATCAAGATAGATGAATTGCTGCGAGCGACCACCGATGCGCAAAACGCCCTTCTCAGCCTGGATAAAATGGATCACAAAGAGCTAAGAGCGTTGCGCAAAAAATATGAGGCGCTGGGCGACGAGGAAACCCTCGACCGCAATCTCGCTGCAAAAATAGAGAAGAAAGTGTCCGAATAA
- a CDS encoding hemerythrin domain-containing protein, with protein MNAIDMLVQDHVRVKEILTQLSESSDRALKKRADLLTKLEMELIIHTQLEEEILYPAFKAAGSKEQDIMYYEAKEEHRTVDSLVLPDLKVTDPSTPEFAGRVKVVKELLEHHIEEEEEEMFPQCEELLGKEKLEEIGKEMEVMKAQLKKSLMADMKAA; from the coding sequence ATGAATGCTATCGACATGCTTGTTCAAGACCATGTACGGGTCAAGGAAATTCTCACTCAGCTCAGTGAGTCGTCGGATCGTGCGCTTAAGAAACGCGCCGACCTGTTAACCAAGCTGGAAATGGAATTGATTATCCATACACAGCTCGAAGAAGAGATTCTGTACCCCGCGTTTAAAGCCGCCGGCAGCAAAGAACAGGACATCATGTATTACGAAGCCAAGGAAGAGCATCGCACCGTGGACTCTCTGGTGCTGCCGGATTTAAAAGTCACCGACCCAAGCACACCCGAATTTGCTGGGCGAGTCAAAGTGGTCAAGGAATTGCTGGAGCACCACATCGAAGAAGAGGAGGAGGAAATGTTTCCTCAGTGCGAGGAGCTTTTGGGTAAGGAAAAACTCGAGGAGATCGGTAAGGAAATGGAAGTGATGAAAGCTCAGTTGAAGAAGTCGTTGATGGCGGACATGAAAGCGGCGTGA
- a CDS encoding zinc-dependent alcohol dehydrogenase has product MRALTYHGAHDVRVDTVPDPVIQDADDIVLKVTATAICGSDLHLYRGKIPAVEHGDIFGHEFMGVVEEVGSQVTAVKKGDRVVIPFVIACGSCFFCQQDQFAACETTNTGRGAIMNKKSIPPGAALFGFSHLYGGVPGGQAEYVRVPKANVGPFKVPGTLADEKVLFLSDILPTAWQAVLNTGIGKGSSIAIYGAGPVGLLSAACARMLGAEKIFMVDHHSYRLEYAHSTYGVIPINFDEDDDPADTIIRQTPGMRGVDGVVDAVGFEAKGSTTETVLATLKLEGSSGKALRQCIAAVRRGGTVSVPGVYAGFIHGFMFGDAFDKGLTFKMGQTHVQRYLPELLEHIESGALTPEAIITHRLSLEDAVEGYKIFDKKEEDCRKVILTPGMSSHLS; this is encoded by the coding sequence ATGCGAGCACTTACTTATCACGGCGCCCATGACGTAAGGGTTGATACCGTTCCAGATCCGGTCATACAAGATGCGGACGACATCGTTTTGAAAGTCACGGCCACGGCTATTTGCGGCTCCGATTTGCACCTTTATCGGGGCAAAATTCCTGCTGTGGAGCATGGCGATATCTTTGGCCATGAATTCATGGGGGTGGTTGAAGAAGTGGGCTCGCAGGTCACGGCAGTGAAGAAAGGTGATCGGGTTGTGATCCCTTTTGTGATCGCGTGTGGCAGCTGCTTTTTCTGTCAGCAGGATCAGTTCGCCGCCTGTGAAACCACTAATACCGGGCGCGGCGCGATTATGAACAAAAAGTCGATCCCACCTGGCGCGGCACTGTTTGGGTTCAGTCATTTATACGGTGGCGTGCCAGGCGGCCAAGCTGAGTATGTGCGGGTGCCTAAGGCCAACGTCGGCCCTTTCAAAGTGCCGGGTACATTGGCCGACGAGAAGGTGTTGTTCTTGTCCGATATTTTGCCCACCGCATGGCAGGCGGTGTTGAACACTGGAATCGGTAAGGGCTCAAGCATCGCGATTTATGGCGCTGGGCCGGTGGGGTTACTCAGCGCGGCGTGCGCACGCATGCTGGGCGCCGAAAAGATTTTCATGGTTGACCATCATTCGTATCGCTTGGAGTACGCTCACAGCACCTACGGCGTTATTCCAATCAATTTCGATGAGGACGATGATCCTGCCGACACCATCATCCGCCAAACGCCGGGGATGCGAGGCGTGGATGGTGTGGTCGATGCTGTGGGTTTCGAGGCCAAGGGCAGCACCACTGAAACGGTATTGGCCACGCTCAAGCTCGAAGGCAGTAGCGGCAAAGCCCTGCGTCAGTGCATCGCCGCCGTGCGTCGCGGCGGTACGGTCAGCGTGCCGGGCGTCTACGCAGGGTTTATTCATGGGTTCATGTTTGGCGACGCCTTCGATAAAGGCTTGACCTTCAAAATGGGCCAGACCCACGTGCAGCGCTATTTGCCCGAACTGCTGGAACATATCGAAAGCGGCGCGCTGACACCGGAAGCCATCATCACTCACCGGTTGTCCCTGGAGGATGCGGTGGAGGGTTACAAAATCTTCGACAAAAAAGAAGAAGATTGCCGCAAGGTGATTTTGACACCGGGCATGAGTTCGCATCTCAGCTAA